Below is a genomic region from Halorubrum depositum.
CGCGGAGACGACCGACGCGGAGGGAACGACGGGGACCGCGACCGCCGAGGAGACCGCGACCGCCGTCGACGAGTGCCCCGAGTGCGGCGGCCGGACCCGCGTCGACGCCGCCGAGCGCGTCTGCGTCGACTGCGGGCTCGTCGTCGAGGCCGACCGGATCGACCACGGGCCGGAGTGGCGGTCGTTCGACGACGACGACACGAACCCCAAGCGCACCGGCGCGCCCCTGACGCGCTCCCGGCACGACCGCGGGCTCTCGACGGAGATCGGGCGGTCGACCCGCGTGAAGGGGCGCAAGCGCCGGCGGCTCGCTCGGATGCGGACCCAGCACAACCGCGCGCAGATCTCGACCAAGCGGGACCGCAACAAGGTGTACGCGTACACCGAGATCCGGCGGCTGACCGGCGTCTTGGAGCTCCCCGACAGCGTCCGGGACACGGCCTGCGCGCTGTTCGACTCCGCGCAAGAGGAGAGCCTGCTGCGCGGCCGGTCGCTGGAGGGCTTTTCGGCCGCCTGCGTCTACGTCGCCTGTCGCACCGCGGACGTCGCCCGAACCGTCGGCGAGGTCTGCGCGGAGGCGAAGGCGACGGAAGACGAGCACCAAGCGGCCTTCGACGCGATGAACCGCGAACTCGGACTCCCGATCGGGCCGACCGGTCCCGCGGAGTACCTCCCGCGGTTCGCGAGCGACCTCGGCTGCGCGGCCGACGTGGAACGCCGCGCCGGCGAGCTCGCCGAGCGCGCCGTGGAGGAAGGGATCGCGAACGGCCGCAACCCGGTCGGCGTCGCCGCCGCCTGCCTGTACACGGCGGCCCGCCAGCTGGACGCCGACTGCACGCAGCGGGAGGCGGCCGACGTCGCGGACGTGACGCCCGTGACGGTCCGCCGAACCTACGTCGATCTGACCGAGGAGTGAACCGCTCGGGAGCCCTCCCGAGCGCTCGGTACCGATCGCGTGACGTGGGGACGGATCGCACGGAAACCGTTAAGCCCGGCTGTCGCCTACGAACGTGTATGAGCGCTGACCGGTCCGCGTTACGGCGGGCCATCGAGCGCGGCGAGCGCGACGGCGGCGCGATCGAGTTCAAGGAGCGACTGACCCGCGAGGTCCACCTCGCGGAGGGGCGGATGGAGTCGCTCGTGGCCCAGCTCCGCCACCGGGTGCTCTCCGGCGACGGCGAGGCGACGTACGTCCTCGGCGTCACCGACGACGGCGGGCTTGCCGGGATCGCGCCGGAGGCCTTCTCCGAGACGATGGACGTCCTCTCGCTGCTGGCCGACGAGGCCGACGCCCACATCGCCGACGCCGAGACGTGGAGCGCCGGCACCGACGGGAACGGAGCGGACGCCGGGCTCGTCGGGCTCGCCACCCTCCGCGACGGCGGGATGTTCGAGACGGACGACGACCACCTCGTGGTCGGCACGGCCGGCCACGTCGACCACGGGAAGTCGACGCTCGTCGGCACCCTCGTCACGGGGCGGGCGGACGACGGGCAGGGCGGCACGCGCGGCTTCCTCGACGTCCAGCCCCACGAGGTCGAGCGGGGGCTCTCCGCCGACCTCTCGTACGCGGTCTACGGCTTCGAGGACGGCGGCGACGAGCCGGTCCGGATGGACAACCCGCACCGCAAGTCCGACCGCGCGCGGATCGTCGAAGAGGCCGACCGGCTGGTCTCGTTCGTCGACACGGTCGGCCACGAGCCGTGG
It encodes:
- a CDS encoding transcription initiation factor IIB, coding for MSQARSTRARSHRTEMTDRSAETTDAEGTTGTATAEETATAVDECPECGGRTRVDAAERVCVDCGLVVEADRIDHGPEWRSFDDDDTNPKRTGAPLTRSRHDRGLSTEIGRSTRVKGRKRRRLARMRTQHNRAQISTKRDRNKVYAYTEIRRLTGVLELPDSVRDTACALFDSAQEESLLRGRSLEGFSAACVYVACRTADVARTVGEVCAEAKATEDEHQAAFDAMNRELGLPIGPTGPAEYLPRFASDLGCAADVERRAGELAERAVEEGIANGRNPVGVAAACLYTAARQLDADCTQREAADVADVTPVTVRRTYVDLTEE